The Micromonospora violae DNA segment GGAGCGCCCGGGATGGGCCGCAACGTGCCACCGGTCTGGGTGCCGTGCGGTCGGGCGCCGAGCAACGCGGCCGTGTACGGGTGTGTGGGTGCGGTGAGCAGCGCTCCCGTCGGCCCGGTCTCGACGACCCGCCCGGCGTAGAAGATGTACCCACGGGTGGTGAGGGCGCTGAGCACGCCGAGGTCGTGGGTGATGAACGCGACGGCCAACCCGGTCTCGGCGCGCAGTCGTTCCAGCAGGGCGAGGATGCCGGCCTGCACGGTGACGTCGAGGGCGGTCGTCGGTTCGTCGGCGATCAGCAGTCGGGGCCGGGCGGCCAGGGCGATGGCGATGGCCACCCGTTGCCGCATCCCGCCGGAGAACTGGTGCGGGTACGCGCGCAGCGCCCGCTCCGGGTCCGGAATGCGGACCTGATCGAGCAGCTCCACCGCGCGCCGGTCGGCGGCTCGGCGGTCCATCCGCAGGTGCACCCGCATGTGTTCGGTGAGCTGCCGGCCGACGGTGAGCATCGGGTGCAGCGCGGCGCTCGGGTCCTGGAACACCATCGCGATGCCGGCGCCGCGCACCCGCTGCCAGCCCCGGGAGTCCAGGCTCAGCAGCTCGGTGCCGGCGTACCGGGCCGAACCGGTGACCGTCGCACCCGGGGGCAGCAGCCCGAGCAGGGTCTGCGCGGTGAGGCTCTTGCCGCAGCCGCTCTCCCCCGCGATACCGACCAGTTCGCCCTCGTCGACGGTCAACGACACGTCGTGCAGGATCGGCAGCGGGCCACGCGGTGAGGGCAGGGTGACGGCCAGGGAGTCGACGTCGAGCAGCGGTGCCACCTCAGCGTCCCTTCGAGTAGCGGGGGTCGAGCCGGTCACGCAGCGCGTCGCCGAGCACGTTGAACGCCATCACCACGGTCAGAATGGCCAGGCCGGGAAACACGCTGACCCACCACATCGACAGGTCCTGCGCGCCGAGGGCCACCATCGAGCCCCACTCGGCGGCCGGCGGGCGGGGGCCCAGACCGAGGAACGACAGCGCGGCGAGCAGCAGCACCGCGTTGCCCAACTCCAGGGTGGCCAGCACGATCGCCGGGCCGATGCTGTTGGGCAGCACGTCGCGGCGCAACGCGCGGATCGGCCCGACGCCGAGCAGGCGGGCGGCGTTGAGGTAGTCGTCGCCGCGCATGCTCAGCACGGCGCTGCGGATCACCCGGGCGTAGACCGGCCAGGAGACGATGACCAGGGCCAGCACCGCGTTGCGGGTGTTCGGGCCGAACGCCGCCGTCACCGCCATGGCCAGGATGATCTGCGGGAACGCGAACACCAGGTCGGTCAGGCGCATCAGCGCCTCGTCGACGAACCGGCCGACGTATCCGGCGACCAGCCCGAGCAGCCCGCCGACCAGCAGGGCCAGCGCGACGATGGCCAGGGCCAGCGGGATGGACAGGCGGGCACCGTGCACGACCCGGCTGAGGATGTCCCGACCGAGGGAGTCGGTGCCGAACCAGTGCGCCCCGGAGGGCGACGCGTACGCGTCGGGGCTCTGCGCCAACGGGTCGTACGGTGCGAGAACGTCGGCGAGCAACGCCAGCAGCAACCATCCACCGAGGATGGTCAACGCCGCCACGGTGATCGGTTGACGCCAGACCGGTCTGCCGGCCGAGCCGCCGCGCAGTCGGCCGAGCCAACGGCGTCGGCCCAGGGCCCGCTGCGCCTTCGGGTCTGCAAGTGCCGTCATGACAACCGGATCCTCGGATCGATGAGCCCGTACAGCAGGTCGACGGTCAGGTTGACCAGCGTGTAGACCAGCGCCACGAACAGGCTGACGCCGAGGATCGCGGGCAGGTCCAGCGCCGTGGCGCTGCGGTACGCGTACTGGCCGACGCCGGGCCAGCCGAAGATGCTCTCGACCAGCACCGTCCCGGACAGCAGCGAGGCGAACGCCAGGCCGGAGACGGTGACCACCGGGACGAGGCCGGCGCGCAGCAGGTGCCGGCGCAGCACCACCCGGGTCGGCAGACCCTTGGCGTACGCGGCCCGGATGTAGTCCTGCTGGAGCACCTCGAGCATCGCCGAGCGGACGAACCGGACCAGCATCGCCACGGTCAGCGAGGTCAGCACGAGCACCGGAAGGGACAGGTGCTGGGCGGCGTCCCAGGCGAGATCCCACTGCCCGGCCAACGCACCGTCGACCGTGTACATGCCGGTGACGGTGGGTGGCGGGCTGAAGTCGGTGGAGAGCCGCCCGCCGCTGGGCGCCAGCCCCAACTGGTAGAAGAAGACGTAGAGCACCACCAGGGACAGCCAGAACGGCGGGGTGGAGAGCCCGAGCAGGGCACCGACCCGGACGAGCTGGTCGGTGAGCCGGCCGTTACGGACCGCCGCGAGCATGCCGATCCCGGTGCCGATGAGCAACGCCAGCACCATGCTCGGAAGGGCCAGCTCCAGGGTCGCCGGCACGTAGTGCAGCAGGTCGTCCAGGACGGCTCGGCTGGTCTGCTGGGAGTGGCCCAGGTCGCCATGCAGCAGGTTGCCCAGGTAGTGCAGGTACTGGGCCCAGAGCGGCTGGTCCAGGCCCCACTTCTCGCGGAACGCGGCCACCGCGGCGGGGTCGTTGAGCGCCTGGTCGGAGAGGTTGGCGGTCACCGGGTCACCGGGGACCACGTTGACCAGACCGAACGTCACCACCGTGACGCCCAGCAGCAGGCCGGCGGTGACGGCCACCCGCTTGGCCAGGAAGGTCAGCAGCGGGTGGGCACCCCGGGGCCGGGACGCGGTCGTGGCGACCGCGCCCGGCTCACCGTCGTGGACTGTCGTCATGTGGTCGCCGACTACTTGCGGCCGACCGCGGCGACGTCCACCTGCCAACCGGCGGCGGTGTAGTCCGCCCCGGTCAGGTCGGCGGTCGCCACGACGATGGAGGAGTTGCTGGCCAGCACGAGGTACGGCGAGGACGCGTTCATCAGGCGCTGCCACTCCTGCATGGCGGTGGCCCGCCCGGCCAGGTCGAGCGTCGCGGTGACCTTCTTGCCGGCGGCCACGAC contains these protein-coding regions:
- a CDS encoding ABC transporter ATP-binding protein → MAPLLDVDSLAVTLPSPRGPLPILHDVSLTVDEGELVGIAGESGCGKSLTAQTLLGLLPPGATVTGSARYAGTELLSLDSRGWQRVRGAGIAMVFQDPSAALHPMLTVGRQLTEHMRVHLRMDRRAADRRAVELLDQVRIPDPERALRAYPHQFSGGMRQRVAIAIALAARPRLLIADEPTTALDVTVQAGILALLERLRAETGLAVAFITHDLGVLSALTTRGYIFYAGRVVETGPTGALLTAPTHPYTAALLGARPHGTQTGGTLRPIPGAPPAPGEAPPGCPFQPRCGYAEPSCGTAPPPLTPAGTDRSVACVVRPHLEVAA
- a CDS encoding ABC transporter permease, which gives rise to MTALADPKAQRALGRRRWLGRLRGGSAGRPVWRQPITVAALTILGGWLLLALLADVLAPYDPLAQSPDAYASPSGAHWFGTDSLGRDILSRVVHGARLSIPLALAIVALALLVGGLLGLVAGYVGRFVDEALMRLTDLVFAFPQIILAMAVTAAFGPNTRNAVLALVIVSWPVYARVIRSAVLSMRGDDYLNAARLLGVGPIRALRRDVLPNSIGPAIVLATLELGNAVLLLAALSFLGLGPRPPAAEWGSMVALGAQDLSMWWVSVFPGLAILTVVMAFNVLGDALRDRLDPRYSKGR
- a CDS encoding ABC transporter permease, whose translation is MTTVHDGEPGAVATTASRPRGAHPLLTFLAKRVAVTAGLLLGVTVVTFGLVNVVPGDPVTANLSDQALNDPAAVAAFREKWGLDQPLWAQYLHYLGNLLHGDLGHSQQTSRAVLDDLLHYVPATLELALPSMVLALLIGTGIGMLAAVRNGRLTDQLVRVGALLGLSTPPFWLSLVVLYVFFYQLGLAPSGGRLSTDFSPPPTVTGMYTVDGALAGQWDLAWDAAQHLSLPVLVLTSLTVAMLVRFVRSAMLEVLQQDYIRAAYAKGLPTRVVLRRHLLRAGLVPVVTVSGLAFASLLSGTVLVESIFGWPGVGQYAYRSATALDLPAILGVSLFVALVYTLVNLTVDLLYGLIDPRIRLS